Proteins co-encoded in one Ruegeria sp. YS9 genomic window:
- a CDS encoding DUF4345 domain-containing protein, producing the protein MVATLNVIAALLTIGFGAFGFLAPAHTASALDLAPTNSTMGLSEMRASVGGLFVVTGIAVIWLNNPMAYVMLGIVYSGAALGRFVSVALDNPPLARALIFGGIELVLAVWLISANFNKAS; encoded by the coding sequence ATGGTCGCAACTCTGAACGTCATTGCAGCATTGCTGACCATCGGGTTCGGCGCGTTCGGGTTTCTAGCCCCGGCCCACACCGCGTCGGCCCTGGATCTGGCCCCGACCAACAGCACGATGGGGTTGTCCGAGATGCGCGCCTCGGTCGGTGGTTTGTTTGTTGTGACCGGGATCGCCGTTATCTGGCTGAACAACCCAATGGCCTATGTCATGCTGGGCATTGTCTATTCCGGTGCAGCGCTGGGCCGATTTGTATCGGTCGCGCTGGACAATCCCCCCTTGGCCAGGGCGTTGATCTTTGGGGGAATCGAACTGGTTCTGGCGGTTTGGCTTATCTCTGCAAACTTCAACAAAGCCTCCTAA